Proteins co-encoded in one Paracoccus aestuarii genomic window:
- a CDS encoding H-NS family nucleoid-associated regulatory protein, translating into MSIDFDSMSLKEMRDLRTKLDRAINSYEDRKRREALNAIEEAAREHGFNLAELTGAKPRRAGSVAPKYANPEDPTMTWTGRGRKPRWVVESLDAGKDLEDLKI; encoded by the coding sequence ATGAGCATCGATTTCGACAGCATGTCCCTGAAGGAAATGCGCGACCTGCGGACGAAACTGGATCGCGCGATCAATTCCTATGAGGACCGCAAGCGCCGCGAGGCCCTGAACGCGATCGAGGAAGCGGCCCGCGAACATGGCTTCAACCTGGCCGAGCTGACCGGCGCCAAGCCGCGCCGCGCGGGCTCGGTGGCGCCCAAATACGCCAATCCCGAGGATCCGACCATGACCTGGACCGGCCGCGGCCGCAAACCGCGTTGGGTCGTGGAAAGCCTGGATGCCGGCAAGGATCTGGAAGACCTCAAGATCTGA
- a CDS encoding HD family hydrolase, with amino-acid sequence MAARRPRAWQRMLSGRRLDLLDPTPVDIEIGDIAHGLAFVARWNGQTRGDWPYSVAEHSLLVEQIFARDNPDAEPRWRLAALLHDAPEYVIGDMISPVKAALGAEYGAMDERLTSAIHRRFGLPATLPMAVKRRIKAADRISARLEAVTIAGFAPSEAVRLFPLPDDDALAGLTIALRPPSETRRAYLDRHAELMGLIDAIRS; translated from the coding sequence ATGGCGGCCCGTCGCCCCCGCGCATGGCAGCGGATGCTGTCGGGCCGCCGCCTGGACCTGCTGGACCCGACCCCCGTCGATATCGAGATCGGCGACATCGCCCATGGTCTGGCCTTCGTCGCGCGCTGGAACGGCCAGACGCGGGGCGACTGGCCTTATTCGGTGGCGGAACATTCGCTGCTGGTGGAACAGATCTTCGCCCGCGACAATCCCGATGCGGAGCCGCGCTGGCGGCTGGCGGCGCTGCTGCATGACGCGCCGGAATATGTCATCGGGGACATGATCTCGCCGGTGAAGGCCGCGCTCGGGGCGGAATACGGGGCGATGGACGAAAGGCTGACATCGGCGATTCACCGGCGCTTCGGCCTGCCCGCGACCCTGCCCATGGCGGTCAAGCGGCGCATCAAGGCGGCGGACCGGATCTCGGCCCGGCTGGAGGCGGTGACCATCGCGGGATTCGCGCCATCCGAGGCGGTGCGCCTGTTTCCCCTGCCCGATGACGACGCGCTGGCGGGGCTGACCATCGCGCTGCGCCCCCCGTCCGAGACGCGGCGGGCCTATCTGGACCGCCACGCCGAACTGATGGGGCTGATCGACGCGATCAGATCTTGA
- the secB gene encoding protein-export chaperone SecB, with protein MAEDTPQNGTPNGTQNGATNGQAAQPVQPRMQVLAQFIRDLSFENAVAQKGAPQGEVQPEITVQVSLDARKRGTETQFEVISKYRVTSTNKADGATLFLAELDYGGVFQIDGVPQDQLHAFLMIECPRMMFPFVRRIISDMTRDGGFPAFNMDPVDFVALYRQELARRAQAQNQVPADQTPS; from the coding sequence ATGGCTGAAGACACCCCGCAGAACGGCACCCCGAACGGCACCCAGAATGGTGCGACCAACGGTCAGGCCGCCCAGCCCGTCCAGCCCCGGATGCAGGTCCTGGCCCAGTTCATCCGCGACCTGTCCTTTGAAAACGCCGTCGCCCAGAAGGGCGCCCCCCAGGGCGAGGTCCAGCCCGAGATCACCGTTCAGGTCAGCCTGGACGCCCGCAAGCGTGGCACCGAGACACAGTTCGAGGTGATCTCGAAATACCGCGTCACCTCGACCAACAAGGCCGACGGCGCGACGCTGTTTTTGGCCGAGCTGGATTACGGCGGGGTCTTCCAGATCGACGGCGTGCCGCAGGATCAGCTGCATGCCTTCCTGATGATCGAATGCCCGCGGATGATGTTCCCCTTCGTGCGCCGGATCATCTCGGATATGACGCGCGACGGCGGCTTCCCGGCCTTCAACATGGATCCGGTGGATTTCGTGGCGCTCTATCGCCAGGAACTGGCGCGCCGGGCGCAGGCGCAGAATCAGGTCCCCGCCGACCAGACCCCGTCCTGA
- a CDS encoding Tim44/TimA family putative adaptor protein, with translation MSNPLLQLIVLAGIAIFLILRLRNVLGTRDGFEPGPVDQPQQAPARFEVIEGRADEVDHDILDHAEEGTPAAAALAAMKQVEPDFGVRDFLGGARQAYEMILMAFEHGDLSEVRPFLADPVAEALQAVIDQRAANNQTVEAQYLGTRDTSLAAAEFDPVSGLAEISVRFTGELIAATRDADGTVIEGDPKASRKQKDLWTFARHMGQDDPNWQLVATG, from the coding sequence ATGTCCAACCCGCTTCTTCAGCTGATCGTCCTTGCGGGGATCGCGATTTTCCTCATCCTCAGGCTGAGGAACGTGCTGGGGACGCGTGACGGTTTCGAACCCGGCCCGGTCGACCAGCCCCAGCAGGCGCCCGCCCGCTTCGAGGTGATCGAGGGCCGCGCCGACGAGGTCGATCACGACATTCTGGACCATGCCGAGGAAGGCACCCCCGCCGCCGCCGCCTTGGCCGCGATGAAGCAGGTCGAGCCCGATTTCGGGGTCCGCGACTTTCTGGGCGGCGCGCGCCAGGCCTATGAGATGATCCTGATGGCCTTCGAGCATGGCGACCTGTCCGAGGTGCGGCCCTTTCTGGCCGATCCCGTGGCCGAGGCGCTGCAGGCGGTCATCGACCAGCGCGCCGCCAACAACCAGACGGTCGAGGCCCAGTATCTGGGCACCCGCGACACCTCGCTGGCGGCGGCGGAATTCGACCCTGTCTCGGGGCTGGCCGAGATCTCGGTCCGCTTCACGGGCGAGCTGATCGCCGCGACCCGCGACGCGGACGGCACCGTGATCGAGGGCGACCCCAAGGCGTCCCGCAAGCAGAAGGACCTGTGGACCTTCGCCCGCCACATGGGTCAGGACGACCCGAACTGGCAGCTCGTCGCGACCGGCTGA
- a CDS encoding Smr/MutS family protein: MAPKASPAPAPRNPLPAFRIGQAAPRGAPALPRPSSPADDLARADLRMDARTHRKMSQGKLRPEARLDLHGLTLAAAQPRLQHFVLSCHASGLRLVLVITGKGRGDHGPLPVRPGALRHQVPYWLHSAPLSAVVQQVSAAHFRHGGEGAYYVYLRRFA; the protein is encoded by the coding sequence GTGGCCCCCAAGGCCAGCCCGGCCCCCGCGCCGCGCAACCCGCTGCCCGCCTTCCGCATCGGCCAGGCTGCGCCGCGCGGCGCCCCGGCCCTGCCGCGCCCCTCATCGCCCGCCGATGATCTGGCCCGTGCCGATCTGCGCATGGATGCCCGCACCCATCGCAAGATGAGCCAAGGAAAGCTGCGCCCCGAGGCGCGGCTGGACCTGCACGGCCTGACGCTGGCCGCCGCGCAGCCGCGCCTGCAGCATTTCGTGCTGTCCTGCCATGCATCGGGTCTGCGTCTGGTGCTGGTGATCACGGGCAAGGGGCGGGGCGATCACGGCCCGCTGCCGGTCCGTCCCGGCGCGCTGCGCCATCAGGTGCCCTATTGGCTGCACAGCGCGCCCCTGTCGGCGGTCGTCCAGCAGGTCAGCGCCGCCCATTTCCGCCACGGAGGCGAGGGCGCCTATTACGTCTATCTGCGCCGCTTCGCCTGA
- a CDS encoding PLDc N-terminal domain-containing protein, which translates to MGWLFSIIVFVLNVWAIAQIINTNAAMQSKLLWIALILILPVVGFVIWWFAGPKANVRL; encoded by the coding sequence ATGGGATGGCTGTTCAGTATCATCGTCTTCGTTCTGAATGTCTGGGCCATCGCCCAGATCATCAACACGAATGCCGCCATGCAGTCCAAGCTGCTGTGGATCGCGCTGATCCTGATCCTGCCGGTGGTGGGATTCGTGATCTGGTGGTTCGCCGGGCCCAAGGCGAATGTCCGCCTCTGA
- the hslU gene encoding ATP-dependent protease ATPase subunit HslU: MSDLTPREIVSELDRFIIGQSDAKRAVAVALRNRWRRKQLGDDLRDEVYPKNILMIGPTGVGKTEISRRLAKLANAPFIKVEATKFTEVGYVGRDVEQIIRDLADAAMIDTRERMREAVKARAHKAAEERVVEALAGKDARDGTRQMFRDKLKRGELDDTVIELEVQDNSNPLGGIEMPGQPGQSMGGMMDLSGLMKAFGGRRVRRKVTVAESYELLIAEEADKLLDDDAVKAAALENVQQNGIVFIDEIDKVCARSDARGGDVSREGVQRDLLPLIEGTTVGTKYGAVKTDHILFIASGAFHVAKPSDLLPELQGRLPIRVELRALTVEDFTRILTETDNALTRQYTALMQTEGVTVDFTEDGIAALARIAAEVNASVENIGARRLYTVIERVFEELSFNAPDRSGQSVSVDADFVERHLGDLSRSTDLSRYVL, translated from the coding sequence ATGAGTGATCTGACCCCCCGCGAGATCGTGTCCGAGCTGGACCGCTTCATCATCGGGCAGAGCGACGCCAAGCGCGCCGTGGCCGTGGCCCTGCGCAACCGCTGGCGGCGCAAGCAGCTGGGCGACGACCTGCGCGACGAGGTCTATCCCAAGAACATCCTGATGATCGGCCCGACCGGCGTCGGCAAGACCGAGATCAGCCGCCGCCTGGCCAAGCTGGCCAATGCGCCCTTCATCAAGGTCGAGGCGACCAAGTTCACCGAGGTCGGCTATGTCGGTCGCGATGTGGAACAGATCATCCGCGATCTGGCGGATGCCGCGATGATCGACACGCGCGAGCGGATGCGCGAGGCGGTCAAGGCCCGCGCCCACAAGGCCGCCGAGGAGCGGGTCGTCGAGGCCTTGGCCGGCAAGGATGCCCGCGACGGCACCCGCCAGATGTTCCGCGACAAGCTGAAGCGCGGCGAGCTGGACGACACGGTGATCGAGCTCGAGGTGCAGGACAATTCCAACCCTCTGGGCGGGATCGAAATGCCGGGCCAGCCGGGCCAGTCCATGGGCGGCATGATGGACCTGTCGGGCCTGATGAAGGCCTTTGGCGGGCGCCGGGTGCGCCGCAAGGTCACCGTCGCGGAAAGCTACGAGCTGCTGATCGCCGAGGAGGCCGACAAGCTGCTGGATGATGACGCCGTCAAGGCCGCCGCCTTGGAGAATGTCCAGCAGAACGGCATCGTCTTCATCGACGAGATCGACAAGGTCTGCGCGCGCAGCGACGCGCGCGGCGGCGATGTCAGCCGCGAGGGGGTCCAGCGCGACCTGCTGCCGCTGATCGAGGGCACGACGGTCGGCACGAAATACGGGGCGGTCAAGACCGACCACATCCTGTTCATCGCCTCGGGCGCGTTCCATGTGGCGAAACCCTCGGACCTGCTGCCGGAACTGCAGGGCCGCCTGCCGATCCGGGTCGAGCTGCGCGCCCTGACGGTCGAGGATTTCACCCGCATCCTGACCGAGACCGACAATGCCCTGACGCGGCAGTACACCGCCCTGATGCAGACCGAGGGCGTGACGGTCGATTTCACCGAAGACGGCATCGCCGCGCTGGCGCGCATCGCGGCCGAGGTCAACGCATCCGTCGAGAATATCGGCGCGCGCAGGCTCTATACCGTGATCGAGCGGGTCTTCGAGGAGCTGTCCTTCAACGCCCCCGACCGCAGCGGTCAATCGGTCAGCGTGGATGCCGATTTCGTCGAACGGCACCTGGGCGATCTGTCGCGGTCCACGGACCTGTCGCGCTACGTGCTGTGA
- the hslV gene encoding ATP-dependent protease subunit HslV — translation MADDRFPGWHGTTILAVRRGGKVVVAGDGQVSVGPTVMKGTARKVRRLSPGGHDVVVGFAGSTADAFTLLERLEKKLEAAPGQLQRACVDLAKDWRMDKYLRNLEAMLIVTDGTELLVVTGAGDVLEPEHDVAAIGSGGNFALAAARGLLSTDLDAEAIARQAMQIAADICVYTNGRLTVETVG, via the coding sequence ATGGCAGATGACAGATTTCCCGGCTGGCACGGCACCACCATCCTGGCGGTGCGCCGCGGCGGCAAGGTCGTCGTGGCGGGCGACGGCCAGGTCAGCGTGGGCCCGACCGTCATGAAGGGCACAGCCCGCAAGGTGCGCCGCCTGTCGCCGGGCGGCCATGACGTGGTGGTGGGCTTTGCGGGATCGACCGCCGATGCCTTCACCCTGCTGGAGCGGCTGGAGAAGAAGCTGGAGGCCGCGCCCGGCCAGTTGCAGCGCGCATGCGTCGATCTGGCCAAGGATTGGCGCATGGACAAGTATCTGCGCAACCTGGAGGCGATGCTGATCGTGACCGACGGCACCGAGCTGCTGGTCGTGACCGGCGCGGGCGACGTGCTGGAGCCGGAGCATGACGTGGCGGCCATCGGATCCGGCGGCAATTTCGCGCTGGCCGCGGCGCGGGGCCTGCTGTCGACCGATCTGGATGCCGAGGCGATCGCCCGGCAGGCCATGCAGATCGCGGCGGATATCTGCGTCTATACCAACGGGCGTCTGACCGTCGAAACCGTCGGTTGA
- the trxA gene encoding thioredoxin encodes MATVHVNDAEFDAEVRQSDTPVIVDFWAEWCGPCKQIGPALEELSDEYAGRVKIVKVNVDENPEQAAALGVRGIPALFMFKGGEVVSNRMGAAPKAALKSWIDESV; translated from the coding sequence ATGGCCACCGTGCACGTGAACGACGCCGAATTCGACGCCGAAGTGCGTCAGTCCGACACCCCCGTCATCGTCGATTTCTGGGCCGAATGGTGCGGCCCCTGCAAGCAGATCGGCCCCGCGCTGGAGGAGCTGTCGGACGAATATGCCGGCCGCGTCAAGATCGTGAAGGTCAATGTCGACGAGAACCCCGAACAGGCCGCGGCCCTGGGCGTGCGCGGCATCCCCGCGCTGTTCATGTTCAAGGGCGGCGAGGTCGTGTCGAACCGCATGGGCGCGGCCCCCAAGGCGGCGCTGAAAAGCTGGATCGACGAATCCGTCTGA
- the addA gene encoding double-strand break repair helicase AddA — protein sequence MDEATLNQIAAADPQRSTWLTANAGSGKTRVLTDRVARLLLAGTPPERILCLTYTKAAATEMQNRLLARLGRWAMLPARDLRAELAELGEAGDPDLAAARRLFARAIETPGGLKVQTIHSFCAAVLRRFPLEAGVPMGFAELDDRSARALRAQIIEDMAETAHPAMADLTALQSGDDLDGFLAGLSMADYAAEPDAEAIWAAHDLPPGLTGDRLLAQVFLGAEGDLADALIPPLRGSSANDVKLAQALSQVRWRDPGLDDLDRLAGCLLFGAKAAAPFAAKTGKIPTKGMAAGPCAPFMPDLDALMIRVEAARPQAQALRGATRTLALHRFGHAFAVRMQAAKSAQGWLDFDDLIRRTAELLEESSMAQWVLWRLDGGIDHILVDEAQDTSPEQWRVIRRLTDEFTSGAGAHDRPRTLFVVGDPKQSIYSFQGADIAVFEAMRDRFARDFDAAEAPMQQRGLTHSFRSSPAILTLVDAVFQGEAARGLGDPPRHVAFRAALPGRVDIWPPLAQPEDDAPQDWTRPVDAPGENDADTQLARQIAARIRAMLGSPLPDPRSGGARPLAPGDIQILVQRRGALFGALIGALKAAGLPVAGADRLRLAGELAVRDILATLSVLATPEDDLSLAAALRSPLFGLTEDDLYRLSAGRGPREYLWRRLRASPHQDAQAVLNDLAGQADYLRPHDLIARLLTRHGGRAALLARLGPEAVDGIDELLSQALAYEQVETPSLTGFLVWLASDEVEVKRQLPGGGGGLIRVMTVHGSKGLESPVVILPETQKRRPNNRQTLVRLDGVPVWRGAAADRCDQVAMAVADHDRRQDEERRRLLYVAMTRAECWLIAAAAGETGEGLDSWHAMIAEGAGRAALDRADLPLEGMGTGLRLSWGDWPAEAAEERAPAPDAVEAPDWAHRLPPPAPEFHAPVAASGLGGAKVLGAATDGDRDAAMLRGTRLHLLLEHLPAHPRADWPAIARAILAGAEGGLPDGPEQDDLLAEADAVLSAPDLATIIHPPEGARILSEVALTAPIAGLGTLNGVIDRLIVTPDLITAIDYKTNAELPDSPDRIPEGILRQMAAYRAALAAIWPGRRLRMAVLWTASRSVMDLPDALLDGVMARLTGGGTAS from the coding sequence ATGGATGAGGCGACGCTGAACCAGATCGCCGCCGCCGACCCGCAGCGGTCGACCTGGCTGACGGCCAATGCGGGCTCGGGCAAGACGCGGGTCCTGACCGACCGGGTGGCGCGGCTTTTGCTGGCGGGCACGCCGCCCGAACGCATCCTGTGCCTGACCTATACCAAGGCCGCCGCGACCGAGATGCAGAACCGCCTGCTGGCGCGGCTTGGGCGGTGGGCGATGCTGCCCGCCCGCGACCTGCGCGCCGAACTGGCCGAGCTGGGCGAGGCGGGCGATCCCGATCTGGCCGCCGCGCGCCGCCTGTTCGCCCGCGCGATCGAGACACCGGGCGGGCTGAAGGTTCAGACCATCCACAGCTTCTGCGCCGCCGTCCTGCGCCGCTTTCCGCTGGAGGCGGGCGTGCCGATGGGATTCGCCGAACTGGACGACCGCAGCGCCCGCGCGCTGCGCGCCCAGATCATCGAGGATATGGCCGAAACCGCCCATCCCGCCATGGCCGACCTGACCGCGCTGCAATCGGGCGACGATCTGGACGGGTTTCTGGCCGGGCTGTCGATGGCCGATTACGCGGCCGAACCCGATGCGGAGGCGATCTGGGCCGCCCATGACCTGCCGCCCGGCCTGACCGGCGACCGCCTGCTGGCCCAGGTCTTCCTGGGGGCCGAGGGCGATCTGGCCGATGCGCTGATCCCGCCCCTTCGGGGCAGTTCGGCCAATGACGTCAAGCTGGCCCAGGCCCTGTCGCAGGTGCGTTGGCGCGATCCCGGCCTGGACGATCTGGACCGGCTGGCGGGCTGCCTGCTGTTCGGGGCCAAGGCGGCGGCGCCCTTCGCCGCCAAGACCGGCAAGATCCCCACCAAGGGGATGGCCGCCGGGCCCTGCGCGCCCTTCATGCCCGATCTGGACGCGCTGATGATCCGGGTCGAGGCCGCCCGCCCCCAGGCCCAGGCCCTGCGCGGCGCGACCCGCACCCTGGCGCTGCATCGGTTCGGCCATGCCTTCGCCGTCCGGATGCAGGCCGCCAAATCGGCCCAGGGCTGGCTGGATTTCGACGACCTGATCCGCCGCACCGCCGAGCTGCTGGAGGAATCCAGCATGGCCCAATGGGTGCTGTGGCGTCTGGATGGCGGCATCGACCATATCCTGGTCGACGAGGCCCAGGACACCAGCCCCGAGCAATGGCGCGTCATCCGCCGCCTGACCGACGAATTCACCAGCGGCGCGGGCGCCCATGACCGGCCCCGCACCCTGTTCGTGGTGGGCGATCCGAAACAGTCGATCTATTCCTTCCAAGGCGCCGACATCGCGGTCTTCGAGGCGATGCGCGACCGCTTCGCCCGCGATTTCGATGCGGCCGAGGCGCCCATGCAGCAGCGCGGGCTGACCCACAGCTTCCGGTCATCGCCCGCGATCCTGACGCTGGTGGATGCGGTCTTCCAGGGCGAGGCCGCGCGGGGCTTGGGCGATCCGCCCCGGCATGTGGCCTTTCGCGCGGCCCTGCCCGGCCGGGTGGACATCTGGCCGCCTTTGGCCCAGCCCGAGGACGACGCCCCCCAGGACTGGACACGCCCCGTCGACGCCCCGGGCGAGAACGACGCCGACACGCAGCTGGCCCGCCAGATCGCCGCCCGCATCCGCGCCATGCTGGGCAGCCCCCTGCCCGATCCGCGCAGCGGCGGCGCCCGGCCCTTGGCGCCCGGCGACATCCAGATCCTGGTCCAGCGGCGCGGCGCGCTGTTCGGGGCGCTGATCGGCGCGCTGAAGGCCGCGGGCCTGCCCGTGGCCGGGGCCGACCGCCTGCGCCTGGCGGGCGAGCTGGCCGTGCGCGACATCCTGGCCACCCTGTCGGTCCTGGCCACCCCCGAGGACGACCTGTCCCTGGCCGCGGCCCTGCGATCGCCGCTGTTCGGGCTGACCGAGGATGACCTCTATCGCCTGTCGGCCGGGCGGGGGCCGCGGGAATACCTGTGGCGGCGGCTGCGCGCATCGCCCCATCAGGACGCGCAGGCGGTGCTGAACGACCTGGCGGGCCAGGCGGACTATCTGCGCCCCCATGACCTGATCGCGCGGCTGCTGACCCGCCATGGCGGGCGCGCCGCCCTGCTGGCGCGCCTTGGCCCCGAGGCGGTGGACGGCATCGACGAGCTGCTGTCCCAGGCCCTGGCCTATGAACAGGTCGAGACGCCGTCCCTGACCGGCTTTCTGGTCTGGCTGGCCAGCGACGAGGTCGAGGTCAAGCGCCAGCTGCCCGGCGGCGGCGGCGGGCTGATCCGGGTGATGACGGTGCATGGCTCCAAGGGTCTGGAAAGCCCCGTGGTCATCCTGCCGGAAACCCAGAAGCGCCGCCCGAACAACCGCCAGACCCTGGTGCGGCTGGACGGGGTGCCGGTCTGGCGGGGGGCGGCGGCGGATCGCTGCGACCAGGTGGCCATGGCGGTGGCCGATCACGACCGCCGCCAGGACGAGGAACGCCGCCGGCTGCTCTATGTCGCGATGACGCGGGCGGAATGCTGGCTGATCGCCGCCGCCGCGGGCGAGACGGGCGAGGGGCTGGACAGCTGGCACGCGATGATCGCCGAGGGCGCGGGGCGCGCCGCGCTGGACCGCGCCGACCTGCCGCTGGAGGGGATGGGCACCGGGCTGCGCCTGTCCTGGGGCGACTGGCCCGCCGAGGCGGCCGAGGAACGCGCCCCGGCCCCCGATGCGGTGGAGGCGCCGGACTGGGCCCATCGCCTGCCGCCGCCCGCGCCGGAATTCCACGCCCCCGTCGCCGCCAGCGGCCTGGGCGGGGCCAAGGTGCTGGGCGCCGCGACCGATGGCGACCGCGACGCGGCGATGCTGCGCGGCACACGGCTGCATCTGCTGCTGGAACATCTGCCCGCCCATCCGCGCGCGGACTGGCCCGCCATCGCCCGCGCCATCCTGGCCGGGGCCGAGGGCGGCCTGCCCGACGGCCCGGAACAGGACGACCTGCTGGCCGAGGCCGATGCGGTCCTGTCGGCCCCCGACCTGGCCACGATCATCCACCCCCCCGAGGGCGCGCGCATCCTGTCCGAGGTCGCGCTGACCGCCCCCATCGCCGGGCTGGGCACGCTGAACGGGGTGATCGACCGGCTGATCGTGACGCCGGATCTGATCACCGCCATCGACTACAAGACCAATGCCGAACTGCCCGACAGCCCGGATCGCATCCCCGAGGGGATCCTGCGCCAGATGGCCGCCTATCGCGCGGCGCTGGCGGCGATCTGGCCCGGGCGCAGGCTGCGCATGGCGGTGCTGTGGACCGCGTCGCGCAGCGTCATGGACCTGCCCGATGCGCTGCTGGACGGGGTGATGGCGCGCCTGACGGGGGGCGGGACGGCCTCTTGA